The proteins below are encoded in one region of Planifilum fimeticola:
- a CDS encoding potassium channel family protein, with protein sequence MRQFAVIGLGRFGGSLAKTLIEMGNEVLAVDRDPERVQAFASLVTHAVEADSTDERALKALGIRNFDVVVVSIGDDIQSSILTTLILKDMGVNKIVVKARNDLHGKVLYKIGADKVIYPERDMGVRVAHSLISPNILDFIELSADYSIVEISAGEKFSGKSLKDLNFRARFGCNVIAIRSGERMNVSPAAHDVIRSGDILIVLGHNRDLKKLEEEA encoded by the coding sequence ATGAGACAGTTTGCCGTGATCGGTCTGGGGCGCTTCGGGGGCAGCCTCGCCAAGACCCTGATCGAAATGGGAAACGAGGTGTTGGCCGTCGATCGGGATCCCGAACGGGTGCAGGCCTTCGCCTCGCTGGTGACCCATGCGGTGGAGGCGGACTCGACCGATGAAAGGGCCTTGAAGGCCCTGGGCATCCGCAACTTCGACGTGGTGGTCGTTTCCATCGGCGATGACATCCAGTCCAGCATTTTGACCACCCTGATCCTGAAGGATATGGGCGTCAACAAGATCGTGGTGAAGGCCCGAAACGACCTTCACGGCAAGGTGCTGTACAAAATCGGAGCCGACAAGGTGATTTACCCGGAGCGGGACATGGGCGTCCGCGTCGCCCATTCCCTGATCTCCCCCAACATCCTGGATTTTATCGAGCTGTCCGCAGACTACAGCATCGTGGAAATCAGCGCGGGGGAGAAGTTCAGCGGAAAGTCCCTCAAGGACCTGAATTTTCGCGCCCGCTTCGGCTGCAACGTGATCGCGATCAGGAGCGGGGAACGGATGAATGTATCCCCGGCGGCCCATGACGTGATCCGTTCGGGAGACATCCTGATCGTGTTGGGACACAACCGGGATCTGAAAAAGCTGGAAGAAGAGGCATGA
- a CDS encoding phage holin family protein produces MTVLRHIIRFVVAAIVLMITSAIVPGFQISGFWSALLAAVVIAILGWIIESIMGREISPYGRGIVGFVVSAVVIYLTQFFVPGLRVTVLGALLGALVIGLIDLLVPTKARITSRPEKQ; encoded by the coding sequence ATGACCGTTCTTCGACATATTATCCGCTTTGTGGTGGCGGCCATCGTCCTGATGATCACCAGCGCCATCGTTCCCGGGTTTCAAATCTCCGGGTTCTGGAGCGCCCTGTTGGCGGCTGTTGTCATCGCCATCCTGGGCTGGATCATCGAATCGATCATGGGAAGGGAAATATCCCCATACGGCCGCGGCATCGTCGGATTCGTCGTCAGCGCCGTAGTCATTTACCTCACCCAATTCTTCGTGCCGGGGCTGCGGGTCACCGTTCTCGGCGCGCTCCTCGGTGCGCTGGTCATCGGGCTGATCGACCTGCTGGTTCCCACCAAGGCGCGCATCACCAGTCGCCCCGAAAAACAATGA
- a CDS encoding endonuclease MutS2 has protein sequence MPKKDDHHYFRILEYDAIIRTVSDHAASTPGKERIASLRPSYDLEEVRRRLAATLEGLELLRWKGSVSLSGVRDIRPSLRRARIGGILEGGELIEIADTLAAGRKICGQIADIDADKAPLPHLRSLAARFEGLKSLEEEIRKCVDDQGVVKDRASSALARVRRTIERVQEQVRNVSEQILRNPHYQKMIQEPIITVRNDRYVIPVKQEYRGAFGGIIHDQSASGATLFIEPEAVVQLNNRLRELQLEEEREVERILKELSAQVGAVVDALAANVEVLAEMDLILAKARFGRSIRGAVPTIDRDVPIRLKKARHPLISSDEVVPIDVELGEPHRVMVITGPNTGGKTVSLKTVGLLALMAHAGLPIPAEEGSGFPLLSGVFADIGDEQSIEQSLSTFSSHLNHIIQILGKVDGRSLVLLDELGAGTDPAEGAALAVGILDHLLERGCLVVATTHYSELKVFAHARPGVINASVEFDVETLRPTYRLLIGIPGKSNAFAIADRLGLPREIIDRAKAQLSSEENRLEEMIAALSADRRAAEEERRQAERLRREADSLHAELKKKMGAWEETKGRLLESARREARSVVARAEREAEEILRQLREWARRRPDQLKEHQLIEAKKRLEDAVPEMKLPARPSEDTGDPNRPLKPGDHVLVRTLNQKGEILEDLGGEEFQVQVGSLKMKVLRKDLAWIGSGKPVQGDSRKKTTSVRRTSEAVRPELDLRGKMVEEAVFAIDRYLDQAILAGYREVYLIHGKGTGALRSGVQQFLRNHPNVKNYRLGGHGEGGSGVTVVELR, from the coding sequence GTGCCGAAAAAGGATGATCACCACTATTTTCGCATATTGGAATACGACGCGATAATCCGAACGGTGTCCGATCATGCCGCTTCCACGCCCGGAAAAGAGAGGATTGCTTCTCTTCGCCCCAGTTATGACCTGGAAGAGGTGCGGCGCCGGTTGGCCGCCACCCTGGAAGGGTTGGAACTGTTGCGGTGGAAGGGGAGCGTCTCACTTTCGGGGGTTCGCGACATCCGTCCTTCCCTGCGCCGTGCCCGCATCGGAGGCATCCTGGAGGGAGGGGAACTGATCGAAATTGCGGATACCCTTGCCGCCGGGAGAAAGATTTGCGGCCAGATCGCGGATATCGACGCGGATAAGGCTCCCCTGCCCCACCTGCGCTCCCTCGCGGCCCGGTTTGAGGGACTGAAGTCCCTCGAAGAAGAGATTCGGAAATGCGTGGACGACCAAGGTGTGGTGAAGGATCGGGCAAGTTCCGCCCTCGCCCGCGTCCGCCGGACGATCGAACGGGTTCAGGAGCAGGTGCGCAATGTTTCGGAGCAGATCCTCCGAAATCCCCATTATCAAAAGATGATCCAGGAGCCGATCATCACGGTGCGAAATGATCGGTATGTGATTCCGGTGAAGCAGGAATACCGTGGCGCCTTCGGCGGGATCATCCACGATCAATCGGCATCGGGGGCCACCTTGTTCATCGAACCGGAGGCGGTGGTTCAACTGAACAACCGGCTCCGGGAACTTCAGTTGGAAGAGGAGCGGGAAGTGGAGAGAATACTCAAGGAACTTTCCGCCCAGGTGGGAGCCGTCGTCGACGCCCTTGCCGCCAACGTCGAAGTGCTGGCCGAGATGGATCTGATCTTGGCCAAGGCCCGATTCGGCCGGTCGATCCGCGGAGCGGTGCCCACCATCGACCGGGATGTTCCCATCCGTCTGAAAAAGGCGCGCCACCCGCTGATTTCCTCGGACGAGGTGGTGCCGATCGACGTGGAGCTGGGAGAGCCGCATCGGGTGATGGTGATCACCGGTCCCAACACCGGGGGGAAAACGGTCTCCCTGAAGACCGTCGGCCTTCTGGCCTTGATGGCCCATGCCGGGTTGCCGATCCCTGCGGAGGAAGGGAGCGGATTCCCCCTTTTGAGCGGGGTGTTCGCCGACATCGGCGACGAGCAGAGCATTGAGCAGAGCTTGAGCACCTTTTCCAGCCATTTGAACCACATTATTCAGATCCTGGGGAAGGTGGACGGAAGGAGTTTGGTTTTGCTGGACGAGTTGGGAGCGGGAACGGATCCCGCTGAAGGGGCTGCCCTGGCCGTCGGCATTTTGGACCATCTCCTGGAACGCGGATGTCTGGTGGTTGCCACTACCCATTACAGCGAATTGAAGGTGTTTGCCCACGCCCGCCCCGGGGTGATCAATGCCAGCGTGGAGTTTGACGTGGAAACCTTGCGACCCACCTATCGCCTGCTGATCGGGATCCCCGGAAAGAGCAACGCTTTCGCTATCGCAGACCGGCTGGGATTGCCCCGGGAGATCATCGACCGGGCAAAGGCGCAACTCTCCTCCGAAGAAAACCGTCTGGAGGAGATGATCGCCGCCCTGAGCGCCGACCGGAGGGCGGCGGAGGAGGAGAGAAGGCAGGCGGAGCGGCTGAGGAGAGAAGCCGATTCCCTCCACGCGGAGCTGAAGAAAAAGATGGGGGCCTGGGAAGAGACCAAGGGGCGCCTTCTTGAGTCGGCCCGCCGCGAAGCGCGGTCGGTGGTTGCACGGGCCGAGCGGGAAGCGGAAGAAATCCTTCGGCAACTGCGCGAGTGGGCGCGCAGGCGCCCGGATCAGCTGAAGGAACACCAGTTGATCGAAGCGAAAAAGCGGTTGGAGGATGCGGTTCCCGAGATGAAACTGCCCGCCCGGCCATCGGAGGACACCGGCGATCCGAACCGGCCGCTGAAACCCGGGGACCATGTGCTGGTCCGGACGCTGAATCAGAAGGGGGAAATTCTGGAGGATCTCGGAGGGGAAGAATTCCAGGTGCAGGTCGGCAGCCTGAAAATGAAGGTTCTCCGGAAAGATTTGGCGTGGATCGGGTCCGGAAAACCGGTACAGGGCGATTCCCGAAAAAAAACCACCTCCGTTCGGCGCACTTCGGAAGCGGTCCGGCCGGAACTGGATCTGCGGGGAAAAATGGTGGAGGAAGCCGTTTTCGCGATCGACCGGTATCTGGATCAGGCGATTTTGGCCGGATACCGGGAAGTGTATCTGATCCACGGCAAAGGGACCGGTGCCCTCCGGTCGGGGGTTCAGCAGTTTTTGCGGAACCATCCGAACGTCAAGAATTACCGGCTGGGCGGCCACGGGGAAGGCGGTTCCGGTGTCACCGTGGTCGAGCTTCGGTAA
- the zapA gene encoding cell division protein ZapA, giving the protein MTKNKLSVEIYGQQYQIVGKASPGYMREVAAHVDDKMRQIAKSNPRLDTTRLAVLSAVNIADAYLKLKREYDEIIHLIEDDQP; this is encoded by the coding sequence ATGACAAAAAACAAATTGAGCGTTGAAATCTACGGCCAGCAATACCAGATTGTCGGAAAGGCGAGTCCCGGCTATATGCGGGAAGTGGCCGCCCATGTGGACGACAAGATGCGGCAGATTGCCAAGAGCAACCCCCGGCTCGATACGACGCGTCTTGCGGTTTTGTCCGCGGTTAACATTGCCGATGCGTATCTCAAGTTGAAAAGGGAGTATGATGAGATCATCCATTTGATCGAGGATGACCAGCCCTAG
- a CDS encoding CDGSH iron-sulfur domain-containing protein, which translates to MAVVKIQIRDKGPYLITGDVELLDAEGNRFEHKKSFALCRCGLSQRKPFCDGSHKGNFDDCTRAKET; encoded by the coding sequence ATGGCAGTGGTAAAGATCCAGATTCGGGACAAGGGGCCCTATCTGATTACTGGTGATGTGGAGCTTCTGGATGCGGAGGGAAACCGGTTCGAACATAAAAAATCCTTCGCCCTGTGCCGATGCGGGTTGTCCCAAAGGAAACCCTTCTGCGACGGATCGCACAAGGGAAACTTCGATGACTGCACCCGGGCGAAGGAAACGTGA
- a CDS encoding TrmH family RNA methyltransferase: MDIRYISSNQNEQYKRWRKLHRRKGREQYGSLLVEGPHLVAEAMDAGWKVRSCLVEEGKERLLSEIPGIREGAFPVYRLPVSLFQSLMDTETPQGIAVELELPRVEDEEALPIGETLILLDAVQDPGNLGTILRTAEASGATAVILGRGTADPYNSKTVRAAMGSLFRLPVRKVDLSSAILELRRRGVAVIGTHPRAETVHFRYEYPPRTAFLLGNEGRGVDPALEQLVDGVVRIPMPGGVESLNVSVTAAVLLYERLRQKWGNA; the protein is encoded by the coding sequence GTGGATATCCGTTACATCAGCTCAAACCAAAACGAACAATACAAGCGCTGGCGAAAGCTTCACCGCCGGAAGGGCAGGGAACAGTACGGATCCCTTCTGGTGGAGGGTCCCCATCTGGTGGCCGAGGCGATGGATGCCGGATGGAAGGTGCGCTCCTGCCTGGTGGAGGAGGGGAAAGAGCGGCTGCTCTCGGAAATCCCCGGGATTCGGGAGGGGGCCTTCCCGGTGTATCGCCTTCCTGTGTCCCTGTTTCAAAGCCTGATGGACACGGAGACCCCCCAAGGCATTGCGGTGGAGTTGGAGCTTCCCCGGGTTGAAGATGAAGAAGCGCTTCCGATCGGGGAGACGCTGATACTCCTGGATGCGGTGCAGGATCCGGGCAACCTGGGAACCATCCTGCGAACGGCGGAGGCTTCCGGCGCGACAGCCGTCATTTTGGGTAGGGGAACGGCTGACCCCTACAACAGCAAAACCGTCCGGGCGGCGATGGGATCTCTTTTCCGCCTGCCGGTTCGAAAGGTGGATCTCTCAAGCGCCATTTTGGAACTCCGTCGGCGGGGAGTTGCCGTGATCGGCACTCATCCGCGGGCGGAGACGGTCCATTTTCGTTACGAGTATCCGCCCCGGACGGCCTTTTTGCTGGGTAACGAAGGGCGGGGGGTGGATCCCGCCCTCGAACAGCTCGTCGACGGGGTGGTTCGCATTCCGATGCCCGGCGGCGTCGAATCCCTCAATGTATCGGTGACTGCGGCGGTGTTGCTCTACGAGCGGCTGCGGCAAAAGTGGGGGAATGCCTAG
- the pheT gene encoding phenylalanine--tRNA ligase subunit beta, translating into MRVSYEWLKEMVDLSGIDADELAESLTRTGVAVDAVEDRNPGVQRVVVGRVKSVEPHPGAERLRVCRVDVGQEDLLQIVCGAPNVAEGQLVPVALEGAELPGDVRIKRAKLRGVESQGMICSAGELGLPEKLLPKELTEGILVLTEEAKVGQDIRSLLGMDDKVLELDLTPNRSDCLSMIGMAYEAGAVFDRSLRLPEPKELPVTGAELPVSVAVESEADCPVYAAQVVDGLRLGPSPQWMQNRLIAAGVRPINNIVDVTNYVMLEYGQPLHAFDYDQVSGGRILVRRARQGERLETLDGVTRECDQDTILITDGDKPLGLAGVMGGANSEVKDGTTRVLIESACFDPVLIRRTSRRLGLRSEASNRFEKGVDRSRIVPALKRAVQLLVEVAGGRVASPIVLEKSGDVDEKIIPVRHGRIVSLMGADIGEEDVMDIFRRLRFPVKKEENVYHVQVPSRRNDLNIEVDIIEEVARLYGYNRIPAVFLQGSQGRGGLTREQRLRRTIRHTLRYLGMNEAVTYSLTSPQWEKGLSLHPDARPIPLSMPISDERSVLRTSLLPHLLQSAAYNVHRRQEHVALFEIGRTYLAEKQPLTDLPEERWELAGLWTGPMGPVHWREQTASDFYRVKGILESLFARLGIEGVEFLPDRPEGFHPGRTAEIRIGGRFAGILGQIHPRLSDELDLKETFAFQLDMEVLLDAAKTDLLFRPIPRYPASTRDLAIVVDAGVPAAEVEKVIRRAAGEHLESVTLFDVYTGEQVGNEKKSLAYSLVYRAEDRTLTDEEVAKFHQAVVDELERVFGARLRT; encoded by the coding sequence ATGCGCGTGTCCTATGAGTGGTTGAAGGAGATGGTGGATCTCTCGGGAATTGATGCCGACGAGCTGGCGGAGAGCTTGACCCGGACCGGCGTGGCCGTGGATGCGGTGGAGGATCGGAACCCGGGAGTCCAGCGGGTGGTGGTCGGTCGTGTGAAATCGGTGGAGCCCCATCCCGGAGCGGAGCGGTTGCGCGTGTGCCGGGTGGATGTGGGACAGGAGGATCTCCTCCAAATCGTGTGCGGCGCCCCCAACGTGGCGGAGGGGCAGTTGGTTCCCGTGGCTCTGGAAGGTGCGGAACTGCCGGGGGATGTCCGCATCAAACGGGCGAAGCTCCGCGGCGTGGAATCCCAGGGAATGATCTGTTCGGCGGGGGAACTGGGGCTTCCGGAAAAGTTGCTTCCCAAGGAGCTGACGGAAGGGATCCTCGTCCTGACCGAGGAAGCGAAGGTGGGGCAGGATATCCGTTCCCTGCTGGGGATGGACGACAAGGTGTTGGAACTGGACCTGACGCCGAACCGTTCCGACTGTTTAAGCATGATCGGCATGGCATATGAAGCCGGAGCGGTGTTCGACCGGTCCCTTCGCCTGCCGGAGCCGAAGGAACTGCCCGTGACCGGTGCAGAGCTGCCCGTGAGCGTTGCCGTCGAATCGGAGGCGGACTGTCCCGTCTATGCCGCCCAAGTCGTCGACGGTCTCCGCTTGGGACCGTCTCCCCAGTGGATGCAAAACCGGTTGATCGCGGCGGGGGTTCGCCCCATCAACAATATCGTCGACGTCACCAACTACGTCATGTTGGAATACGGTCAACCCCTGCACGCCTTTGATTACGACCAGGTTTCGGGGGGAAGGATCCTCGTCCGCAGGGCCCGGCAGGGCGAGCGGCTCGAAACGCTGGACGGGGTGACCCGGGAGTGCGATCAGGATACCATTCTGATCACCGACGGGGACAAACCCCTGGGTCTTGCCGGTGTCATGGGCGGGGCCAACTCGGAGGTGAAGGATGGAACCACCCGGGTTTTGATCGAATCGGCCTGCTTTGATCCGGTGTTGATCCGCCGAACTTCGCGCCGGCTGGGACTCCGTTCCGAGGCCAGCAATCGCTTCGAAAAGGGAGTGGACCGAAGCCGGATCGTTCCGGCGCTGAAGCGGGCCGTTCAGCTGCTGGTGGAAGTGGCCGGGGGACGCGTGGCCTCCCCCATCGTCCTGGAAAAAAGCGGAGACGTGGATGAGAAGATCATCCCGGTGCGTCACGGGCGGATTGTCTCCCTTATGGGTGCGGATATCGGCGAAGAGGACGTCATGGACATATTCCGCCGGCTCCGTTTTCCCGTGAAAAAGGAGGAAAACGTCTACCACGTGCAGGTGCCATCGCGGCGCAATGATCTGAACATCGAGGTGGACATCATCGAAGAGGTGGCGCGCCTCTACGGATACAACCGGATTCCGGCGGTTTTCCTCCAGGGTTCCCAGGGCCGCGGAGGCCTGACCCGCGAGCAGCGGCTGCGCCGAACCATCCGCCACACCCTTCGTTACCTGGGAATGAACGAGGCGGTCACTTACAGCCTGACCTCGCCGCAATGGGAAAAGGGATTGTCCCTGCATCCCGATGCCCGTCCGATTCCGCTCAGCATGCCCATCAGTGACGAACGAAGCGTGCTCCGGACCAGTTTGTTGCCCCATTTGCTCCAGTCCGCCGCCTACAATGTGCATCGCCGTCAGGAGCATGTGGCTCTTTTTGAGATCGGTCGAACCTATCTGGCGGAAAAGCAGCCCCTGACCGACCTTCCCGAAGAGCGTTGGGAATTGGCCGGGCTGTGGACGGGTCCGATGGGACCGGTTCACTGGCGGGAACAAACCGCATCCGATTTTTATCGGGTGAAGGGAATTTTGGAATCCCTCTTTGCGCGTCTGGGAATTGAGGGCGTGGAGTTCCTCCCCGACCGGCCGGAGGGATTCCACCCGGGTCGGACGGCGGAGATTCGGATCGGCGGGCGGTTTGCGGGGATTTTGGGACAGATCCACCCCCGCCTCTCGGATGAGTTGGATCTCAAGGAAACCTTTGCCTTCCAGCTGGATATGGAAGTATTGCTGGACGCGGCAAAAACGGATCTCCTGTTCCGACCGATCCCGCGCTATCCGGCATCCACCCGCGATCTGGCGATCGTGGTGGATGCGGGGGTACCCGCCGCCGAAGTGGAGAAGGTGATCCGCAGAGCCGCCGGTGAACATTTGGAATCGGTCACCCTGTTTGACGTGTATACCGGTGAGCAAGTGGGTAATGAAAAGAAGAGCCTCGCCTATTCCCTCGTTTACCGGGCGGAGGATCGAACGCTGACCGACGAGGAAGTGGCGAAGTTCCATCAGGCCGTCGTCGACGAACTGGAGAGAGTCTTCGGGGCCCGGCTGCGCACTTAA
- a CDS encoding CvpA family protein, whose translation MNGLDWFLLLLLAGGVIRGYQKGLILQAFSLVGSIFALLAAYRLSGDFSQVLMERFPLPEEVGGGWIGLLPIEGILYRMLAFILLFAGVKILISIIARLLTGLFDIPVLSQINRLGGVLLNLVQVFLILFIGVHVMNFLPWETGREAIQESFVCQGVLKLTPDLSEQIGDWLKKETG comes from the coding sequence ATGAACGGCTTGGATTGGTTCCTCCTCCTGCTGCTTGCCGGAGGGGTGATCCGAGGCTATCAAAAGGGGTTGATCCTTCAAGCGTTTTCCTTGGTGGGGTCGATATTCGCCCTCCTGGCGGCGTATCGGCTTTCCGGAGATTTTTCCCAGGTCCTGATGGAGCGCTTTCCTCTTCCGGAGGAGGTGGGGGGAGGATGGATCGGACTCCTTCCGATTGAAGGGATCCTGTACAGGATGCTTGCCTTCATCCTCCTTTTTGCGGGGGTCAAAATCCTTATCTCGATCATCGCCCGGCTTTTGACCGGGCTGTTCGACATCCCCGTCCTCTCACAGATCAATCGCCTCGGAGGCGTTCTCCTCAACCTGGTTCAAGTGTTTCTGATCCTGTTCATCGGCGTTCACGTGATGAACTTTCTTCCCTGGGAAACGGGGCGCGAAGCGATTCAGGAATCCTTCGTCTGCCAAGGCGTGTTGAAACTGACTCCCGATCTGAGCGAACAGATCGGGGACTGGCTCAAGAAAGAAACGGGATAG
- the sleB gene encoding spore cortex-lytic enzyme, whose product MGPKTKRKLWEASKDWTPGADNRIYRVGDRGGYVWELQRRLRFLGFYTGKVDGVFLWRTYRAVRLFQYEFGMKVDGVVGPKTKRMLWKATRNWRPGKEATPQARKAPAAKPVRSAPGVSKQDFDLLARAIYSEARGEPYVGQVAVGAVILNRIDSEKFPDTLSGVIFQPQAFEAVADGQIWLEPDETAKKAAMDALNGWDPSGGALYYFNPDRAISKWIWSRPQIKRIGKHIFCK is encoded by the coding sequence GTGGGGCCGAAGACCAAGCGGAAGCTGTGGGAGGCGTCCAAGGATTGGACGCCCGGTGCGGACAACCGCATTTATAGGGTAGGGGATCGCGGCGGTTATGTCTGGGAGCTGCAGCGGCGTCTCCGATTCCTTGGATTTTATACCGGGAAAGTGGACGGGGTATTCCTGTGGCGTACGTACCGCGCCGTTCGCCTGTTCCAATATGAATTCGGGATGAAAGTGGACGGAGTGGTGGGCCCGAAGACCAAGCGCATGCTGTGGAAAGCGACCCGCAATTGGCGCCCCGGGAAGGAGGCCACGCCGCAGGCCCGGAAAGCTCCGGCGGCAAAACCGGTCCGCTCGGCGCCGGGTGTATCCAAGCAGGATTTCGACCTGTTGGCCCGGGCCATCTATTCCGAGGCGCGGGGAGAGCCGTACGTCGGACAGGTGGCGGTGGGCGCGGTGATTCTCAACCGCATCGACAGCGAAAAATTCCCCGACACCTTGTCGGGTGTGATTTTCCAACCGCAAGCCTTTGAAGCCGTCGCCGACGGTCAGATCTGGCTGGAACCCGACGAGACGGCCAAAAAGGCGGCGATGGATGCCCTGAACGGTTGGGATCCCTCCGGAGGAGCGCTGTACTACTTCAACCCCGACCGCGCCATTTCCAAATGGATCTGGTCCCGCCCGCAGATCAAACGAATCGGGAAGCACATCTTCTGTAAGTGA
- the sspI gene encoding small acid-soluble spore protein SspI translates to MNIDVRGAVIHNIQNMSEQELTDMVNDTLKQQEEKLLPGLGVLFEIIWENSDSSSRKEMISTLHENLPREKAVPPVSPS, encoded by the coding sequence ATGAACATCGATGTGCGCGGTGCCGTCATTCACAACATCCAAAACATGTCGGAGCAGGAATTGACCGACATGGTGAACGACACCCTCAAGCAACAGGAAGAAAAATTGCTCCCCGGTCTCGGCGTGCTGTTTGAGATCATCTGGGAAAACAGCGATTCTTCTTCCCGCAAGGAGATGATCTCCACCCTCCATGAAAATCTTCCCCGGGAAAAGGCGGTTCCCCCCGTATCACCGTCTTGA
- a CDS encoding Bug family tripartite tricarboxylate transporter substrate binding protein, which yields MRGIHRTWIGILTAGLLALTACASPLAGGGESYPNRSITYMIPFDPGGQSDIEARRQQPILEKELGQKIVVTYKPGAGGAVGWAELVRQKPDGYYIAGINIPHIILQPLANKDTGYRTEQIEPIMIFQSTPIGLAVRKESGIHSLEDFIEKAKKNPGKITVAGSGSFSGHHLAFEQLQKLAGIQMKYVPFTGGASQMQGFLGGNTEAILANSNDLVGYKDQIQILAIGSKQRFEALPDVPTFKELGYDMTASIDRGVAVPPGTPQAVKEKLEKAFKIIVDDPKIRKQMIKEGFEPKAMGIEESQAYIKKKSDELKPFMD from the coding sequence GTGCGCGGAATCCATCGGACATGGATCGGGATTCTCACGGCCGGATTATTGGCGTTGACCGCCTGCGCTTCTCCGTTAGCGGGAGGAGGGGAAAGTTATCCCAACCGGTCCATCACTTACATGATTCCCTTCGACCCCGGTGGGCAATCGGACATTGAGGCCCGGAGGCAGCAGCCGATTTTGGAAAAAGAGTTGGGGCAAAAAATCGTTGTCACCTACAAACCGGGAGCCGGCGGAGCGGTCGGATGGGCGGAGCTGGTCCGCCAAAAACCGGACGGTTACTACATCGCAGGAATCAATATTCCTCACATCATTCTCCAGCCACTCGCCAACAAGGATACGGGGTATCGAACGGAGCAGATCGAGCCGATCATGATCTTCCAGTCCACCCCGATCGGTCTGGCGGTCCGAAAAGAGAGTGGAATCCATTCCTTAGAGGACTTTATTGAGAAGGCGAAAAAGAATCCAGGAAAAATCACCGTTGCCGGATCGGGTTCCTTTTCGGGACATCATCTCGCTTTTGAACAACTGCAGAAACTCGCCGGGATCCAAATGAAATACGTTCCCTTCACCGGCGGGGCTTCTCAGATGCAGGGATTTCTCGGGGGAAATACCGAAGCCATTCTGGCCAACTCCAATGATCTGGTCGGTTACAAGGATCAAATCCAAATCCTGGCCATCGGTTCGAAACAGCGCTTCGAAGCTCTGCCCGATGTTCCCACCTTCAAGGAGTTGGGATACGACATGACTGCCAGCATCGATCGCGGTGTGGCCGTTCCGCCGGGTACTCCCCAAGCGGTCAAGGAGAAGTTGGAAAAAGCCTTCAAGATAATCGTCGACGACCCGAAAATAAGGAAACAGATGATCAAGGAAGGTTTTGAGCCGAAAGCGATGGGAATCGAAGAGAGCCAAGCATATATCAAAAAGAAGAGCGACGAGTTAAAACCATTTATGGATTGA
- the pheS gene encoding phenylalanine--tRNA ligase subunit alpha, giving the protein MISRLNALREEAQRSIAAAEGSDQLKELRVKYLGKKGEITAILRGMKDVPPQDRPKVGGLANEIRGELERLIAEKEEELAERALEERLKREALDVTLPGDPRPLGSVHPLSAVIEQIEDIFIGMGFEVAEGPEVEWDEINFEALNIAKDHPARDMQDSFYITPHILLRTHTSGVQVRTLRSREGQVPVRVIGPGKVYRRDEDDATHSHQFMQIEGLVVDSGVSMSELNGVLLAFARKMFGENQQIRLRPSYFPFTEPSAEVDISCIICGGRGCRTCKGTGWIEILGSGMVHPRVLEMAGYDSEKYTGFAFGMGVERIAMLKYGVDDIRHFYTNDLRFLRQYQSV; this is encoded by the coding sequence ATGATTTCGCGCTTGAACGCGTTGCGCGAGGAAGCGCAGAGGTCGATTGCCGCGGCGGAAGGTTCCGATCAACTGAAGGAGCTGCGCGTCAAATATTTGGGCAAAAAGGGAGAGATCACCGCGATTCTCCGGGGAATGAAGGATGTTCCCCCGCAGGATCGTCCGAAGGTGGGCGGCTTGGCCAACGAAATCCGCGGGGAGCTGGAGCGCCTGATCGCGGAGAAGGAAGAGGAGCTGGCCGAGCGTGCACTGGAGGAGCGGCTCAAGCGAGAGGCGCTGGACGTGACGCTGCCCGGCGATCCCCGGCCCTTGGGATCCGTTCATCCCCTGTCGGCGGTGATTGAACAGATCGAGGACATCTTCATCGGAATGGGCTTTGAAGTGGCGGAGGGGCCGGAGGTGGAATGGGACGAGATCAACTTTGAAGCGCTGAATATCGCCAAGGATCATCCGGCTCGGGATATGCAGGATTCCTTCTACATCACCCCTCATATTCTGCTTCGGACCCATACCTCCGGTGTTCAGGTGCGGACCCTGCGCTCCCGGGAAGGTCAGGTCCCGGTCCGGGTGATCGGTCCCGGAAAGGTGTACCGCAGGGATGAGGATGACGCCACCCATTCCCACCAGTTCATGCAAATCGAAGGGCTGGTGGTGGACAGCGGGGTGTCGATGAGCGAATTGAACGGGGTGCTCCTGGCCTTCGCCCGCAAGATGTTCGGGGAGAATCAACAGATTCGCCTCAGACCCAGTTATTTTCCCTTCACCGAACCCAGTGCCGAGGTGGACATCTCCTGCATCATCTGCGGCGGCCGGGGTTGCCGGACCTGCAAGGGAACCGGATGGATCGAAATCTTGGGTTCCGGAATGGTTCACCCCCGGGTGTTGGAGATGGCCGGTTACGATTCGGAAAAGTACACCGGTTTCGCCTTCGGGATGGGTGTGGAACGGATTGCCATGCTGAAGTACGGCGTGGATGACATCCGTCACTTTTACACCAACGATCTTCGGTTCCTGCGTCAGTACCAATCGGTTTGA